Proteins encoded by one window of Halobacteriovoraceae bacterium:
- a CDS encoding site-specific integrase translates to MKKPLKIKKAINERNTRIIPIVCEELWKILSKRAKIQYRDWKNHSLLSRNKSDYLLFEGIVQTTSMFRLKEAFEKSGLKYKSWHCCRHSRGTFLHGKTGDKELSMLWLGHASEKVHSKYIHTYEGLMREIKAKDMCWEE, encoded by the coding sequence TTGAAAAAGCCTCTTAAAATAAAGAAGGCCATCAATGAGCGTAACACTCGAATAATTCCCATTGTCTGTGAAGAGCTTTGGAAAATATTATCGAAAAGGGCCAAGATTCAATATAGAGACTGGAAGAATCACTCTCTGCTTTCAAGAAATAAATCGGACTATCTCTTATTTGAAGGCATTGTTCAAACGACTTCTATGTTTCGATTAAAAGAGGCATTTGAAAAATCAGGACTCAAGTATAAATCATGGCATTGTTGTCGACATAGTAGAGGGACATTTCTTCACGGTAAGACTGGAGATAAAGAGCTTTCAATGCTGTGGCTTGGTCATGCCAGTGAGAAAGTGCACTCAAAATATATTCACACTTATGAAGGATTAATGAGAGAAATCAAGGCCAAAGATATGTGTTGGGAAGAGTAG
- a CDS encoding RDD family protein, translating to MKSNNDEKSILNEYLNENTGEAKSTISLNSESVSLAPSGKRIVAAIIDKILIMIIANYVFGPMVKLAQLPSLTLFFVNIALDFVYGGYFYSTKMATPGKLIFNLQVVNNKNEKLSFVTGGLRDSFGKSLSGLILGIGYLMGLIRSDKKALHDIIFKTTVIERQ from the coding sequence ATGAAATCTAATAATGATGAGAAGTCAATTTTAAATGAGTACTTAAATGAAAATACAGGTGAAGCTAAAAGCACCATCTCATTAAACTCCGAGTCAGTCAGTTTGGCACCTTCTGGCAAAAGAATTGTAGCAGCGATTATAGATAAGATATTAATTATGATTATTGCGAACTATGTATTTGGACCTATGGTTAAACTTGCCCAGTTACCAAGCCTTACCCTTTTTTTTGTTAATATAGCTTTAGATTTTGTATATGGTGGATATTTTTACTCAACTAAAATGGCGACTCCTGGAAAGCTTATTTTTAATCTTCAGGTTGTAAATAATAAAAATGAAAAATTGAGCTTTGTAACCGGAGGACTAAGAGACTCTTTCGGAAAATCATTATCTGGCTTGATACTCGGAATTGGTTATCTAATGGGGTTGATTCGTTCTGACAAAAAAGCTTTGCATGACATAATATTCAAGACAACAGTTATTGAGAGGCAATAA
- a CDS encoding DUF2339 domain-containing protein, giving the protein MTKLEDVLKDFDRRLSSLEEQISKTRQSEPPISNVNKNESITLRDQPKLESKSNISKPINKNFQHKKPINEPSIDSSSVLAIIGIIFVILAGVFFIKITIDSGWLTPIRQILLATGTGLTFFFIPHFFPKAEKEYGALLAGAGTTILHLTWLGAYFYHHILNTNSALICATLVGIFSIFANFNKGNRAYILVAMAGTYLSAPIIGYNTGELSVLSVFLIIWNISFSATSLINKRRDIMFIASYYAVFTVLLLSGKASGRDQQSDLLILQLIQFVIFSSAMTAYSVYHKSPLSSDESIAVLPLLLLFYFSTGHLISSINPSFAPWFGITIGGLVLAIYFFAKSYLKNDIKSGPSFTAFSAITFVHSFYFQLLSESVKPLAALLIGVIIMAMWSQSENARKQFFWPLMVLFSTFVYGAILTIISTKSIGEIYLYNWAYGVVALVAVIKLASNKNIESDTIKYSPLLLGFGHLQVMLGLYRFSQQISWSGALFVTITWGIYAAVILSISCWRRDKTLGNSALTILLAVSLKAFFYDLSNTSNLIRVGCLLAEGLLLYCCGWIFKKMQKWDEN; this is encoded by the coding sequence ATGACAAAGCTTGAAGATGTATTAAAAGACTTTGATAGACGACTAAGTTCTTTAGAAGAACAAATTTCAAAAACACGACAATCAGAACCTCCCATTTCTAACGTGAATAAAAATGAGTCCATTACATTAAGGGATCAACCTAAGCTTGAATCAAAAAGTAACATTTCAAAACCCATTAATAAAAACTTTCAACATAAGAAACCAATTAATGAACCATCAATTGACTCCTCCTCAGTTCTGGCAATTATTGGAATCATTTTTGTAATTTTAGCAGGTGTCTTTTTTATAAAAATTACCATTGATTCAGGATGGCTTACTCCTATTCGTCAAATTTTATTAGCAACAGGGACAGGCTTAACATTTTTCTTTATTCCACATTTTTTCCCTAAAGCTGAAAAGGAGTATGGAGCCCTATTAGCTGGAGCAGGTACCACAATTTTACATTTAACTTGGCTAGGAGCTTATTTTTATCACCATATTTTAAATACTAACTCAGCACTTATATGTGCTACTTTAGTTGGTATTTTTTCAATTTTCGCCAACTTCAATAAAGGTAACCGTGCTTATATTTTAGTTGCAATGGCGGGAACTTATTTATCTGCACCTATTATTGGATACAATACTGGTGAACTCTCTGTGCTTTCTGTTTTTCTCATTATTTGGAACATATCTTTCTCTGCTACTTCTTTAATTAATAAACGTCGTGATATCATGTTCATCGCTAGTTACTATGCCGTATTTACTGTTTTATTATTATCAGGAAAGGCATCCGGCCGTGATCAGCAAAGCGACCTATTAATTTTACAACTTATACAGTTCGTAATTTTTTCGTCAGCAATGACTGCTTACTCTGTTTACCACAAAAGCCCTCTCTCTTCGGACGAAAGCATCGCTGTATTACCATTACTACTGCTGTTTTACTTTTCTACAGGGCACTTAATATCCTCTATTAATCCTAGCTTTGCTCCTTGGTTTGGAATAACTATTGGTGGACTTGTCTTAGCAATTTATTTTTTTGCGAAATCTTATCTTAAAAATGACATCAAAAGTGGTCCTTCATTTACTGCTTTCTCGGCAATTACTTTTGTTCATAGCTTTTACTTCCAATTACTAAGTGAATCAGTTAAGCCTCTTGCTGCTTTACTCATTGGAGTTATTATAATGGCCATGTGGAGTCAGAGTGAAAACGCTAGAAAGCAATTTTTTTGGCCTTTAATGGTTCTATTTTCAACTTTTGTATACGGCGCAATTTTGACAATTATATCTACGAAATCAATAGGAGAAATTTATTTATATAATTGGGCATATGGGGTTGTTGCATTAGTTGCTGTTATTAAACTCGCTTCAAACAAAAACATTGAATCTGACACAATAAAGTATTCCCCCTTACTTCTAGGATTTGGACACCTTCAAGTAATGTTAGGTCTATACAGGTTTTCGCAACAAATTTCCTGGTCAGGAGCTCTCTTTGTAACTATCACTTGGGGTATTTATGCCGCAGTCATTCTTTCTATTTCTTGCTGGCGACGGGATAAAACTCTAGGTAATTCAGCTCTAACTATTTTGCTGGCAGTAAGTTTAAAAGCATTTTTCTATGACCTAAGTAATACAAGTAACCTTATTCGAGTGGGCTGCCTTTTAGCTGAAGGGCTACTGCTGTATTGTTGTGGTTGGATCTTTAAGAAAATGCAGAAATGGGACGAAAATTAA
- a CDS encoding tetratricopeptide repeat protein encodes MKKYRVRQRDHKISGPFDQVKLVEYLLKDLLFKTDEIAEFPTFEWEKIENNKSFNEILNDIESGKLKLDNLHKFAEKTLASSYKAFRPDNTEAQNIALADQEYPDASEIRQNVKDKKYKDKNDQLSGNTSQHIRVISEKEEENTNKFEKSEHTEVQISKEMEEVDIDATVVFGHNEVVNYIEKDVSKVEEKLKQIDTERIEKIEALKKEQEEIKQKNEKRKIKVKKMSPIVALAFFTIIFVLFEDEKEIKLPPIKYPSIINIEPTEQANAPLGKHFYDEGLKYYRKKDYQSKLLAAENFRLATNNYLKGEAIDYLIAIYAELLEFSKQPEKDARIIYNLIKSQKLKKYNNYHVAYGRASLYCFFKKFYSCKKYAEEYISLNNNQASPELLALLLEANFETGNFKDSDDIFNKLESIKNIKNFMVIERMHNYLSSTKTEEEVFSFLQSREKDFQASAPFYLLLSNYFLDGSPKSLEKLKKIGLKINLLFAEGCPKYLADFKSLQATILISFANYYFEKKDYKSAVINYKNAQKNFEEAHKLFPSSNLRGKILHLDNLLAQIGEEISPELSYEQIRQKYSFKLAQENKVINAIIKAKKAMKDRNWEFAFSKAIEATEYGPNDIEAIITLIDIQIKRGFFQYAIDKLTELRKKFPLDPRVNYRYINTLFHIGKLEKGYRDLLHLGSTEFSKNYRFSLLIAEYNGIRGFFSEAIKNFKTAIDLNPIESDLYYKLANFLFTYGRYKLAKIYINDALSFDPENYDYHILYAKIVAEEGETNKAIGYLESLLKNDGNNPYYLAQIAQFYYRVGKNFEYENVRKKLEQISTSIESFYEFLIKQAVLNNDSKNLLKYSNELLYINPGNLDIHIKLGEYYYLNENYEEALKSYDKVFKRLNDYPKINYLLAKTYLKLNNIEEASKHAQLEIQYNPNIENGHYILGEIYYIKENYKEARKSFEKSISLNSKYVEGLLALGRMKFKQNKFEEAQQLFYRVVKIDKTNAAAHKNLGYLYLKLGQSDMAINSFESYLNLETNSQEVQQIKSLINTLKK; translated from the coding sequence ATGAAAAAGTACCGTGTTCGACAAAGAGATCATAAAATCTCTGGGCCTTTTGATCAAGTAAAACTAGTTGAGTACTTACTTAAGGACCTTTTATTTAAGACTGACGAAATTGCAGAGTTTCCAACATTTGAATGGGAGAAAATTGAAAATAATAAGAGCTTTAATGAAATTCTTAATGATATTGAAAGTGGTAAATTAAAACTTGATAACTTACATAAATTTGCAGAAAAAACTTTAGCGTCTTCATACAAAGCCTTTAGACCAGATAATACTGAAGCTCAAAATATAGCTCTTGCTGATCAGGAATATCCAGATGCCTCCGAAATTAGACAAAATGTTAAAGATAAGAAATATAAAGATAAAAACGATCAATTAAGTGGCAATACCTCTCAACATATAAGAGTCATCTCAGAGAAAGAAGAAGAAAATACAAATAAGTTTGAAAAAAGTGAACATACAGAAGTTCAAATTTCTAAGGAAATGGAAGAAGTTGATATAGATGCAACTGTTGTTTTTGGTCATAATGAAGTTGTCAATTATATTGAAAAAGATGTCTCAAAAGTTGAAGAAAAATTAAAACAGATAGATACAGAAAGAATAGAAAAAATTGAAGCACTTAAAAAAGAACAAGAGGAAATAAAACAAAAAAATGAGAAGCGAAAAATAAAAGTAAAAAAAATGTCTCCAATTGTGGCCCTGGCATTTTTTACAATCATTTTTGTTCTTTTTGAAGATGAAAAAGAAATAAAGCTTCCTCCTATAAAATATCCATCAATTATAAATATTGAACCAACTGAACAGGCCAATGCGCCACTAGGAAAACATTTTTATGATGAAGGTTTAAAATACTATAGGAAAAAAGATTATCAATCTAAATTATTGGCCGCAGAAAATTTTAGATTAGCTACAAATAACTACTTAAAAGGTGAGGCCATTGATTATTTAATTGCTATTTATGCTGAACTTCTCGAATTTTCTAAGCAACCCGAAAAAGATGCACGAATAATATACAATTTAATTAAATCTCAGAAACTCAAAAAATATAATAATTATCATGTAGCTTATGGACGAGCGAGTTTATACTGCTTCTTTAAAAAATTCTATTCTTGTAAAAAATATGCTGAAGAGTATATATCACTCAATAATAATCAAGCTTCACCTGAACTCTTAGCTCTTTTGTTAGAAGCAAATTTTGAAACTGGAAATTTCAAGGATTCTGATGATATTTTCAATAAACTAGAATCCATAAAAAATATCAAGAATTTTATGGTTATTGAACGAATGCATAATTATTTGAGCTCCACAAAGACTGAAGAGGAAGTTTTTTCGTTTTTGCAATCAAGAGAAAAAGATTTTCAGGCATCTGCACCTTTTTATCTTTTGCTTTCAAATTATTTTTTAGATGGCTCTCCAAAGTCTCTTGAAAAACTTAAAAAGATCGGTTTGAAAATTAACTTACTCTTTGCAGAAGGATGTCCAAAGTATCTTGCAGATTTTAAATCTCTTCAAGCGACTATTCTAATCTCTTTTGCAAATTACTATTTTGAAAAAAAGGATTATAAATCAGCTGTAATAAATTATAAAAATGCTCAAAAAAATTTTGAAGAGGCACACAAACTATTCCCAAGTTCAAATTTGAGAGGGAAAATACTTCACCTAGATAATTTGCTTGCTCAAATTGGTGAAGAAATCTCACCTGAATTAAGCTATGAACAAATACGTCAAAAATATTCATTCAAATTAGCACAAGAAAATAAGGTCATAAATGCAATCATCAAAGCAAAAAAGGCCATGAAAGATAGAAATTGGGAATTTGCTTTTTCTAAAGCGATTGAAGCAACCGAATATGGCCCAAATGATATAGAGGCGATCATTACATTAATAGATATTCAAATTAAAAGAGGATTTTTTCAATATGCTATAGATAAGCTCACTGAATTAAGAAAAAAATTTCCACTAGATCCAAGAGTAAACTATAGATATATCAATACTCTTTTCCACATTGGAAAATTAGAAAAAGGATATCGAGATTTATTACATTTAGGAAGTACTGAATTCTCTAAAAACTATAGGTTTAGTTTATTGATAGCTGAATATAATGGTATAAGAGGTTTTTTCTCTGAGGCGATAAAAAATTTTAAAACAGCAATAGATTTGAATCCTATTGAGTCAGATCTTTATTACAAATTAGCTAATTTTTTATTCACTTATGGCCGTTATAAATTGGCAAAAATATACATCAATGATGCTTTGAGTTTTGATCCTGAAAATTATGATTACCATATTCTTTATGCAAAAATAGTTGCTGAAGAGGGAGAAACAAATAAGGCCATTGGATATTTAGAAAGTTTACTTAAAAATGATGGAAACAATCCTTATTATTTGGCACAAATTGCTCAGTTTTATTACAGAGTGGGCAAGAATTTTGAGTATGAAAATGTTAGAAAAAAATTGGAACAAATTAGCACTTCTATAGAATCATTTTATGAATTCTTAATTAAACAAGCAGTCTTAAACAACGATTCAAAAAATTTACTCAAATATTCGAATGAACTTCTTTATATAAATCCAGGTAATTTAGATATTCATATAAAGCTTGGTGAATATTATTATTTGAATGAAAATTATGAAGAGGCCCTAAAATCTTATGATAAAGTTTTTAAAAGATTGAATGACTACCCAAAAATAAACTATCTTCTAGCAAAAACTTACTTGAAACTAAATAATATAGAAGAAGCTTCAAAGCATGCACAACTTGAAATTCAGTACAATCCAAATATTGAGAATGGACATTATATTCTTGGTGAAATTTATTACATCAAAGAAAATTATAAAGAGGCGAGAAAAAGTTTTGAAAAATCAATTTCTTTAAATTCAAAATATGTGGAAGGATTATTAGCACTTGGGAGAATGAAATTTAAACAAAATAAATTTGAGGAAGCACAACAATTATTTTATAGAGTTGTTAAAATAGATAAAACTAATGCTGCTGCACATAAAAATTTGGGATATCTTTATTTAAAATTAGGCCAAAGTGACATGGCGATAAATTCATTTGAATCCTATTTAAACCTTGAAACGAATTCACAAGAAGTGCAGCAAATTAAGTCCTTAATAAACACACTGAAAAAATAA
- a CDS encoding NADH-quinone oxidoreductase subunit N, translating to MAINYLANLSLIIPELIAVATMAGILFLEACYKNSEDSRGYVFSTTVIGLILVAYSLLGNITVSPRYIFTNSLVIDQFSTILKIVMTLGTLGVVFINSYSKDIYQDLKTEFNALVLGVLVGGMLLASAANMLTLYIGIETLSILSYVLASLKKNDEYSSESGLKYVLYGGVSAGVMLFGMSHIYGVLGSISFNEMFVNIAKMNTNNMLVLVPSFLLFFVGLGFKIACAPFHMWSPDVYEGSPIPVTTFFSIVPKIAGIAAILRITFYITQVSSVLSTSWIGVLQLGAVMTMIVGNVSAIGQKSVKRMLAYSSIAHAGLMLLGVLVVDQTSARAIIFYSIAYLFMTLVAFIVTGHLSDEYGNDEFDRFNGLIKRYPIVSLAMMVTLFSLAGLPPFSGFIAKFNIFAIVLEKKYYTLAVIAALNSVVSLYYYMKIVRLMVFKEPEGNAPIISFSLSNQIVILVLTFPILFLGLFWNWLIKIADGANVLLN from the coding sequence ATGGCAATAAATTATTTGGCGAATTTGTCCCTTATCATACCAGAACTCATTGCAGTTGCAACAATGGCAGGGATTTTGTTTTTAGAGGCCTGCTACAAAAACTCAGAGGATTCACGAGGATATGTTTTTTCTACAACTGTCATTGGGCTCATTCTTGTAGCTTATTCATTACTTGGAAATATAACTGTTTCTCCAAGATATATTTTTACTAATTCTTTAGTTATTGATCAGTTCAGTACAATACTAAAGATTGTGATGACATTGGGAACTTTGGGTGTCGTTTTTATAAATTCATACTCTAAAGATATTTACCAAGATCTTAAAACAGAATTTAACGCTCTCGTTTTAGGAGTTTTGGTTGGAGGAATGCTTTTAGCATCTGCTGCGAATATGCTTACGCTATACATTGGTATAGAGACCTTATCTATCCTTTCCTATGTTTTAGCTTCACTCAAGAAAAATGATGAATATTCTTCAGAGTCTGGATTAAAGTATGTCCTATATGGCGGAGTTAGTGCAGGTGTGATGCTTTTTGGGATGAGTCATATCTATGGAGTTTTAGGCTCCATTAGTTTTAATGAAATGTTTGTGAATATTGCTAAAATGAACACAAATAATATGCTTGTTTTAGTTCCTTCATTTTTACTTTTCTTTGTAGGGCTTGGATTTAAAATTGCATGTGCTCCTTTTCACATGTGGTCCCCAGATGTATATGAAGGTTCCCCAATTCCTGTAACAACATTTTTTTCAATAGTACCTAAAATTGCAGGAATTGCTGCTATTTTAAGAATTACGTTTTACATAACACAAGTGTCTTCAGTTCTTTCTACAAGCTGGATAGGAGTACTTCAACTAGGTGCAGTCATGACGATGATTGTAGGAAATGTGTCTGCAATTGGACAGAAGTCAGTTAAAAGAATGCTTGCCTATTCATCAATCGCTCATGCAGGGCTGATGCTTTTAGGTGTACTAGTGGTTGACCAAACAAGTGCAAGGGCCATTATTTTTTATAGTATAGCTTATCTTTTTATGACGCTTGTTGCATTTATTGTCACGGGACATCTTTCTGATGAATACGGAAATGATGAATTCGATAGATTTAATGGATTAATAAAGAGATACCCCATAGTTTCACTTGCAATGATGGTTACATTATTTTCTCTGGCCGGGCTTCCACCGTTTAGCGGATTTATTGCTAAATTCAATATTTTTGCTATCGTACTCGAAAAGAAATACTACACGTTGGCCGTTATCGCTGCTTTAAATTCTGTTGTTTCTCTTTACTACTATATGAAAATTGTTAGATTGATGGTTTTTAAAGAACCAGAAGGAAATGCTCCGATAATATCTTTTAGTCTTTCAAATCAAATAGTAATTTTGGTGCTAACATTTCCAATTTTATTTTTAGGCCTATTTTGGAATTGGCTGATAAAAATTGCTGATGGAGCTAATGTTCTTTTAAATTAG
- a CDS encoding NADH-quinone oxidoreductase subunit M has protein sequence MLNWILWLPLLGAVLILLIPKGKDDLVRYLSLATTSVVLFLSGILYLNFDNSVAGMQTKFNIVVPWIEQFHIYYRIGVDGISLPMVLLTSLLLFLCILSSWTIKKQVKAYFALLLMLQCTVYGVFLSLDFFLFYLFWEIMLLPMFFLIGIWGGENKEYAAVKFFLYTFFGSILMLVGMVALYYVSGQDANSFNILALSSGKWGHLDLSLFGYSLSFSKVFFVFMFIGFAIKVPVFPFHTWLPHAHVQAPTAISVILAGVLLKMGTYGFLRIAYPIFPESAVYFSDAIAWLGLVNIIYGALCAMAQSDVKKLVAYSSVSHMGFVMLGLAAMTSQGMNGAVLQMFNHGTSTAMMFLLIGILYERSHHRWIVRPDGQKGFGGLYTQLPKYSIIFIIAMFASMGLPGLSGFISEALIFLGVYMKYPTITVLALFGLLIGAAYLLWMFKRMFFGEVIDECKEYSDVNIREIAYMTPLCLAVIVFGIYPTPILNIMKASVNNLVVLLSKF, from the coding sequence CTGTTAAATTGGATTCTGTGGTTACCACTATTAGGTGCTGTTTTAATTTTACTTATTCCTAAGGGAAAAGATGATTTAGTGAGATACTTATCTTTGGCCACAACCTCTGTGGTATTGTTTTTATCCGGAATTCTGTATTTGAATTTTGACAATTCTGTTGCGGGGATGCAAACAAAATTTAATATCGTTGTACCTTGGATTGAACAGTTTCATATATATTATAGAATAGGAGTTGATGGAATTTCTCTTCCAATGGTTCTTCTAACCTCATTGCTTTTGTTTTTGTGTATTCTTAGTTCTTGGACAATTAAAAAACAGGTTAAGGCATATTTTGCTCTACTTTTAATGCTTCAGTGTACTGTATATGGAGTGTTCCTATCGTTAGATTTTTTCCTTTTCTACCTCTTTTGGGAAATCATGCTTTTACCTATGTTTTTTCTTATTGGTATTTGGGGAGGGGAAAACAAGGAATATGCTGCAGTTAAATTTTTCCTTTATACATTTTTTGGTTCGATATTAATGCTAGTTGGTATGGTTGCTCTGTATTATGTATCTGGACAAGATGCAAATTCATTTAATATTCTTGCACTTTCCAGCGGGAAATGGGGGCATTTAGATTTGTCTTTGTTTGGATATTCTCTTTCTTTCTCAAAAGTATTTTTCGTTTTTATGTTTATTGGTTTTGCAATCAAAGTTCCCGTATTTCCTTTCCATACTTGGTTACCTCATGCGCACGTTCAAGCTCCAACAGCAATATCAGTTATACTCGCTGGTGTTTTATTAAAAATGGGAACTTACGGATTTTTAAGAATTGCTTATCCGATTTTCCCTGAATCTGCTGTATACTTTTCTGATGCCATTGCTTGGTTAGGACTTGTGAACATAATATACGGAGCTCTGTGTGCAATGGCCCAGTCAGATGTGAAAAAACTGGTTGCGTACTCTTCTGTATCTCACATGGGTTTTGTAATGTTGGGTCTAGCGGCCATGACTTCACAGGGAATGAATGGAGCTGTCCTTCAAATGTTCAACCATGGAACTTCAACAGCAATGATGTTCCTATTGATTGGTATTCTTTACGAAAGATCACATCACCGATGGATCGTTAGACCTGACGGACAAAAAGGTTTTGGAGGTCTTTATACACAACTTCCAAAGTATTCCATCATTTTTATCATTGCAATGTTCGCCTCTATGGGACTTCCAGGACTCTCTGGATTTATTTCTGAGGCGCTGATCTTTTTGGGTGTCTATATGAAGTACCCAACAATTACTGTGCTGGCACTTTTTGGACTCCTAATCGGAGCGGCCTATTTACTTTGGATGTTCAAGAGGATGTTTTTTGGAGAAGTTATAGATGAGTGTAAAGAGTACTCAGATGTTAATATTAGAGAAATTGCTTACATGACTCCTCTTTGTCTTGCGGTCATAGTATTTGGTATTTATCCAACTCCAATACTTAACATCATGAAGGCATCTGTAAACAACTTAGTTGTATTACTCTCTAAATTTTAA
- the nuoL gene encoding NADH-quinone oxidoreductase subunit L gives MDYTIGSIAPIVLFPLAAFVINAFIVKRFTKLAVGISCASILASFIFALRIFCDFLNVYSENNHVHKVFNWFDISGAGLDFVVKMGVYIDNMGAVMLLMVTGAASLIHIFSTYYMKDDARFGRFFVYLSLFTSAMLGLVLSDNLLSVFIFWEIMGFCSYSLIGFYYEKEGAGNASIKAFMTTRVGDVFFLLGILALWTQIGSVSFVDIYAAIAENRLSGVFVLGIPIATFAGLSIFMGTIGKSAQVPLQVWLPDAMWGPTPCSALIHAATMVAAGVYLSLRMYPLMELGGLTIFIAYIGAITAFLAATIALIQTDIKAVLAYSTISQLGYMVLGIGVGSYNAAFMHLITHAVFKACLFLSAGSIIHSLHDHHTHGHVQEMPRMGGLRHKMPFTFWCMMLCTLAISGVPFFSGFVSKDRILGDALVAASHAPQLWPVAVLGFSAAFLTAFYMFRMMFLTFFGEPRDKDLYEHTHKEKLLWNRNVPLMILALFTLGLFFSGSMTGQGFLKIFPKNKYEWFQTLITKPSIGEHGNIRNFMTYQRQNFSFSDEKSTIKFPMAHYDPDHGLDEHTSHHIHQLHMIGAILSILIAFSGILLAALMYLKKSINPATFVGTFSAWYKALKNKYYFDSFYIEVLIKKVLLRLNNFLAWIDLGVYDRYIVDGQEVVNRCAYKISNWIDQNIVDMSVDGTGASVRVFNVILRTLQSGKVQFYFVVFIVVLTSYILNLNI, from the coding sequence ATGGATTATACAATTGGCTCAATTGCACCGATAGTTCTTTTTCCATTAGCGGCATTTGTTATAAATGCTTTTATTGTTAAACGTTTTACAAAACTCGCAGTTGGAATTAGCTGTGCCTCTATTCTGGCCTCTTTTATTTTTGCTCTAAGAATATTTTGTGACTTTTTAAATGTTTATTCAGAAAATAACCATGTTCATAAAGTTTTCAACTGGTTTGATATTTCGGGAGCTGGACTTGATTTCGTAGTGAAAATGGGTGTTTACATAGACAATATGGGAGCAGTGATGCTTCTTATGGTTACCGGTGCAGCATCTTTGATTCACATCTTTTCAACTTATTATATGAAAGATGATGCTCGCTTTGGAAGATTTTTTGTCTACCTTTCTTTATTTACTTCCGCAATGTTGGGTCTAGTATTATCCGATAATTTACTTTCTGTTTTTATCTTTTGGGAAATTATGGGATTTTGTTCATATTCACTAATCGGTTTTTATTACGAAAAAGAAGGAGCAGGGAATGCTTCGATTAAAGCATTTATGACTACTAGGGTAGGAGACGTCTTCTTTCTGCTAGGGATTTTAGCTCTTTGGACTCAGATTGGAAGTGTTTCCTTTGTTGATATTTACGCTGCCATAGCAGAAAACAGGCTAAGCGGGGTATTTGTGCTGGGAATTCCAATTGCTACTTTTGCAGGACTTTCAATTTTTATGGGAACAATTGGTAAGTCTGCTCAAGTTCCATTACAAGTCTGGCTACCTGATGCTATGTGGGGTCCTACGCCATGTTCAGCTTTAATTCATGCTGCTACAATGGTTGCTGCCGGAGTCTATCTTTCTCTTAGAATGTATCCATTAATGGAGCTTGGAGGATTAACTATATTCATCGCTTATATTGGTGCAATTACTGCTTTTCTTGCAGCGACTATAGCTTTAATTCAAACTGATATAAAGGCCGTATTAGCATATTCTACAATCAGCCAACTAGGTTATATGGTATTAGGTATAGGTGTAGGATCATATAATGCAGCATTTATGCATCTCATTACACATGCTGTTTTTAAAGCTTGTTTGTTCCTTTCTGCAGGTTCTATTATTCACTCTCTTCATGACCATCACACACATGGACATGTTCAAGAAATGCCTCGAATGGGTGGATTAAGACATAAAATGCCATTTACTTTTTGGTGTATGATGTTGTGCACATTAGCAATCAGTGGAGTTCCTTTTTTCAGTGGATTTGTTTCAAAAGATAGAATTTTAGGTGACGCTCTAGTAGCAGCTTCTCATGCTCCTCAGCTATGGCCAGTAGCTGTTCTTGGTTTTTCTGCAGCTTTTTTAACCGCATTTTATATGTTTAGAATGATGTTTCTTACATTTTTTGGAGAACCAAGAGATAAAGATCTCTACGAGCACACTCATAAAGAGAAATTGCTTTGGAATAGAAACGTACCATTAATGATTCTTGCGCTTTTTACACTTGGTCTCTTTTTCTCTGGATCTATGACGGGACAGGGTTTTCTGAAGATATTTCCCAAGAATAAATACGAGTGGTTTCAAACTTTGATAACTAAACCCAGTATTGGCGAACATGGAAATATTCGCAATTTTATGACATATCAACGGCAAAACTTCTCGTTTTCAGATGAAAAATCAACAATAAAATTTCCAATGGCCCACTATGATCCGGATCATGGTTTAGATGAGCATACTTCTCACCATATACACCAATTACATATGATAGGTGCGATCCTTTCTATCTTAATAGCCTTCAGTGGGATATTACTGGCAGCATTAATGTATCTGAAGAAATCTATTAATCCAGCAACATTTGTTGGAACTTTTTCTGCTTGGTATAAAGCACTAAAAAATAAGTACTATTTTGATTCTTTTTATATCGAAGTTTTGATTAAAAAGGTGTTGCTTAGGTTGAATAATTTTTTGGCCTGGATAGATTTGGGTGTTTATGACCGATATATTGTAGATGGCCAAGAAGTTGTTAATAGATGTGCCTACAAAATTTCAAACTGGATAGATCAAAATATTGTGGATATGTCCGTTGATGGAACAGGCGCAAGTGTAAGAGTTTTCAATGTAATTTTACGTACGTTGCAGTCTGGTAAAGTCCAGTTTTACTTTGTGGTTTTTATCGTCGTGTTAACGAGTTATATTTTGAATTTAAATATTTGA